Proteins encoded together in one Gemmatimonadaceae bacterium window:
- a CDS encoding DUF4159 domain-containing protein, whose product MRRAWRAAVVAALLLPLAGARPAGAVRAAAFAAPRLTIARLQYEGGGDWYANPSSLPNLLEAIRERTSLKVDRTEARVTLMDDKLFDYPFIHVTGHGNIHFSDAEIVRLREYLERGGFLHVDDNYGLDPYFRREIKRVFPDRPLVDVPLSHPIYHIVYDFPKGLPKIHVHDGLPARGFGIFLGNRLAVYYSFSSDLGNGWEDPDVYHDPPALHEAALRMGVNLFVYAVTSRPTP is encoded by the coding sequence ATGAGGCGGGCCTGGCGGGCGGCGGTGGTGGCGGCCCTGCTGCTGCCGCTGGCCGGCGCGCGCCCGGCAGGCGCGGTCCGTGCGGCGGCGTTCGCGGCGCCGCGGCTCACCATCGCGCGCCTGCAGTACGAGGGGGGCGGCGACTGGTACGCCAATCCCTCGAGTCTGCCCAATCTCCTCGAAGCGATCCGCGAACGCACCTCGCTCAAGGTGGACCGCACCGAGGCCCGCGTCACGCTGATGGACGACAAGCTGTTCGACTATCCGTTCATCCACGTCACCGGGCACGGCAACATCCACTTCAGCGATGCCGAGATCGTGCGCTTGCGCGAATACCTGGAGCGGGGCGGATTCCTGCACGTGGACGACAACTACGGGCTCGACCCGTACTTCCGGCGCGAGATCAAGCGGGTGTTCCCCGACCGGCCGCTGGTCGACGTGCCGCTGTCGCACCCGATCTACCACATAGTATACGATTTCCCTAAAGGGCTGCCCAAGATCCACGTCCACGATGGGCTCCCGGCGCGCGGATTCGGCATCTTTCTCGGCAACCGGCTGGCCGTGTACTACTCGTTCTCCAGCGATCTCGGCAACGGCTGGGAGGACCCCGACGTGTACCACGACCCGCCGGCCCTGCACGAGGCGGCGCTGCGCATGGGCGTCAATCTGTTCGTCTACGCCGTGACCAGCCGGCCCACCCCGTGA
- the rsmI gene encoding 16S rRNA (cytidine(1402)-2'-O)-methyltransferase translates to MTPADGGGGAVVVPGRLFVVSTPIGNMGDFSFRGVETLRAVALVLAEDTRHSRHLLDRYDIATPTQAYHEHNEAKLTPRILERLQRGDDVALVTDAGTPLVSDPGARLVRAAIDAGIAVVPVPGASALLAALVVAGFPAEPFTFFGFLPRGGADRARRLVEMVQSPFTVVLYEAPARVFDTLTALADRAGPARLAAVGRELTKLHEEVRRGTLAELAAYYSETPPKGEVVIVVAGAPAPVLDEAALRERARELRAQGYSVRDTAAELTRELDAPRNLAYRMAQDAE, encoded by the coding sequence GTGACTCCCGCCGACGGCGGGGGCGGGGCGGTCGTGGTGCCCGGGCGCCTGTTCGTGGTGAGTACCCCCATCGGGAACATGGGGGATTTTTCGTTTCGGGGGGTGGAGACGCTGCGCGCGGTGGCGCTCGTGCTGGCCGAGGACACGCGCCACTCCCGTCATCTGCTCGATCGGTACGACATCGCCACGCCCACCCAGGCGTACCACGAGCACAACGAGGCGAAGCTCACACCACGCATACTCGAGCGGCTGCAGCGCGGCGACGACGTGGCGCTTGTAACGGACGCCGGCACGCCGCTCGTGTCCGATCCTGGGGCGCGGCTGGTGCGCGCGGCCATCGACGCGGGAATCGCGGTGGTCCCGGTTCCCGGGGCGTCGGCACTGCTCGCGGCGCTTGTCGTCGCCGGATTTCCCGCGGAGCCGTTCACGTTCTTCGGGTTCCTGCCGCGCGGGGGCGCCGACCGCGCCCGGCGGCTGGTCGAGATGGTGCAGTCGCCGTTCACGGTGGTGCTGTACGAGGCGCCCGCCCGCGTGTTCGACACACTCACGGCGCTGGCCGATCGGGCCGGACCGGCGCGGCTGGCGGCGGTGGGGCGCGAACTGACCAAGTTGCACGAGGAGGTGCGGCGGGGAACGCTGGCCGAGTTGGCGGCGTACTATTCGGAGACGCCGCCCAAGGGGGAAGTCGTGATCGTCGTGGCCGGAGCGCCCGCGCCCGTGCTGGATGAGGCGGCGTTGCGGGAACGCGCGCGCGAGCTGCGCGCCCAGGGCTACTCGGTGCGCGACACCGCCGCCGAGCTGACCCGGGAACTCGACGCGCCGCGCAACCTCGCCTACCGCATGGCACAGGACGCCGAATGA
- the trxA gene encoding thioredoxin: MSNTTAVTDTNFEQEVEKNPGLTIVDFWATWCGPCRMIAPVLDQIAITYAGKVKVAKLDVDTNIKTATRFNVRSIPLLLFFKDGKVVDQIVGAVPRAHIESKVQQHAA; encoded by the coding sequence ATGTCGAATACCACGGCGGTTACGGACACCAACTTCGAACAGGAAGTCGAGAAGAACCCGGGCCTCACGATCGTGGACTTCTGGGCCACGTGGTGCGGACCGTGCCGGATGATAGCGCCGGTGCTGGATCAGATCGCCATCACTTACGCCGGAAAGGTCAAAGTGGCCAAGCTCGACGTGGACACCAACATCAAGACGGCCACACGGTTCAACGTGCGTTCCATTCCCCTGCTCCTGTTCTTCAAGGATGGCAAGGTGGTGGATCAGATCGTGGGTGCGGTGCCGCGCGCGCACATCGAGTCCAAAGTCCAGCAGCACGCGGCCTGA
- the mce gene encoding methylmalonyl-CoA epimerase, with the protein MSASPPRGTRIAHIGIAVPALDAILPFYRDVLGMPVVPLDDADGARIAGLAAGDSLVELLQAQTTDSPVAKFLAKRGPGIHHICFAVDDLDATLARCRAAGLRLLDATPRIGAEGKRIAFLHPSSTGGVLIELSEH; encoded by the coding sequence ATGTCCGCATCTCCGCCGCGCGGCACCCGCATCGCCCACATCGGAATCGCCGTGCCCGCGCTGGACGCGATCTTGCCGTTCTACCGAGACGTGCTCGGCATGCCCGTCGTGCCGCTCGACGACGCCGACGGGGCCCGCATCGCGGGGCTGGCCGCCGGCGACTCGCTGGTGGAACTGCTCCAGGCCCAGACAACCGATTCGCCCGTCGCGAAGTTCCTGGCCAAACGCGGCCCCGGCATCCATCACATCTGCTTCGCGGTGGACGACCTCGACGCCACGCTCGCGCGCTGCCGCGCCGCGGGGCTCCGCCTGTTGGACGCGACCCCGCGCATCGGTGCCGAAGGCAAGCGGATCGCGTTCCTGCATCCGTCCTCCACCGGCGGCGTGTTGATCGAGTTGAGCGAGCATTGA
- a CDS encoding pyridoxine 5'-phosphate synthase: protein MTMRATDRAGDGPRYQRLYINIDHVATLRQARRGTEPDPFSAARVCEDAGADGITAHLREDRRHIQDADIERLRAGIATVFNLEMACTDEMLAIAERLRPHQATLVPEKREEITTEGGLDLHRDEKRLADGIARLNRAGIRSSLFIDPDAAAVRQSLALGARAVELHTGMYANYPGDPVPLASLAAAADLGASLGLAVHAGHGLTVSNVGPVAALLPVEELNIGHSIVGRALFVGLVEAVREMRRAMDAARQPF, encoded by the coding sequence ATGACGATGCGAGCAACCGATCGTGCCGGCGACGGGCCGCGATACCAGCGGCTCTACATCAACATCGACCACGTCGCGACGCTGCGGCAGGCGCGCCGCGGCACGGAGCCCGATCCGTTCTCCGCCGCGCGGGTGTGCGAGGACGCCGGCGCCGACGGCATCACCGCCCACCTGCGCGAAGACCGCCGCCACATCCAGGACGCCGACATCGAGCGCCTGCGCGCCGGGATCGCGACCGTCTTCAACCTGGAAATGGCATGCACCGACGAGATGCTGGCCATCGCCGAACGGCTGCGGCCGCACCAGGCGACCCTGGTGCCCGAGAAGCGCGAGGAGATCACGACCGAGGGCGGGCTGGACCTGCACCGCGACGAGAAGCGCCTGGCCGACGGCATTGCGCGCCTCAACCGGGCCGGCATCCGGTCGAGCCTGTTCATCGACCCCGACGCGGCAGCCGTCCGCCAGTCGCTCGCCCTGGGGGCGCGCGCCGTGGAGCTGCACACGGGCATGTACGCCAACTATCCCGGCGACCCGGTGCCGCTGGCCTCGCTCGCCGCGGCCGCGGACCTCGGCGCGTCGCTGGGGCTCGCCGTCCACGCCGGACACGGGCTCACGGTGTCGAACGTGGGACCGGTCGCGGCGCTGCTCCCGGTGGAGGAGCTCAACATCGGCCATTCGATCGTGGGCCGAGCCCTGTTCGTGGGGCTCGTCGAAGCGGTACGCGAGATGCGGCGGGCAATGGACGCGGCGCGTCAGCCGTTCTAA
- a CDS encoding lysylphosphatidylglycerol synthase transmembrane domain-containing protein, whose translation MKLRWRGALGIGLSAVGLWWALHGVPWHDVTNRLRDANIPLLVLCSIAATGIFPLRAIRWRIILAPVAPKLPLGPLWRSVAIGMMVNNVVPARAGELARAYALTRERPDVSFSTSLASLVVDRLFDGASVLLLMAVAMLDPRFLGVADIHGWSIRDAAAFGIGGILLGFAALYLFASYPQRAIAVYERFARRVAPAIEARGSAVLASFAGGLSVLRSPARFIAVLWWAVLHWLLNAFAFWLAFRALHIQAPFSAALFAQGVIVAFVSVPSTPGFAGVFELGGRVGLAAYGVAASAAAAWSLTFHIVSYIPITVIGLWYLSRTGITYGEIRAVGEPGVAAAGGGS comes from the coding sequence GTGAAGCTCCGCTGGCGTGGCGCGCTCGGCATCGGGCTGAGCGCGGTGGGACTCTGGTGGGCGCTTCACGGCGTTCCGTGGCACGACGTCACCAACCGGCTGCGGGACGCGAACATTCCGCTACTCGTGCTTTGCTCGATCGCGGCCACCGGGATCTTTCCGCTGCGCGCCATCCGTTGGCGCATCATTCTCGCTCCAGTGGCGCCGAAGCTGCCCCTCGGGCCTCTCTGGCGCTCGGTGGCCATCGGGATGATGGTGAACAACGTCGTGCCGGCGCGGGCGGGGGAGTTGGCACGCGCGTATGCGCTCACTCGCGAGCGTCCGGACGTGTCGTTCAGCACGTCGCTGGCCTCGCTGGTGGTGGACCGCTTGTTCGACGGCGCCTCGGTTCTGCTGCTCATGGCGGTGGCGATGCTCGATCCACGGTTTCTCGGCGTGGCCGACATCCACGGATGGTCCATCCGCGACGCGGCAGCCTTCGGCATCGGGGGCATCCTGCTCGGGTTCGCCGCCCTTTATCTGTTCGCGAGCTACCCGCAACGCGCGATCGCGGTCTATGAACGATTCGCGCGCCGCGTCGCGCCGGCCATCGAGGCGCGGGGCAGCGCGGTGCTGGCATCGTTCGCGGGCGGTCTGAGTGTGCTGCGGAGCCCGGCCCGGTTCATCGCCGTGTTGTGGTGGGCGGTGCTGCACTGGCTGCTCAATGCGTTCGCGTTCTGGCTCGCGTTCCGTGCCCTGCACATCCAGGCCCCGTTCTCCGCGGCGCTGTTCGCCCAGGGAGTGATCGTGGCGTTCGTGTCGGTCCCATCCACGCCCGGATTCGCCGGGGTGTTCGAGTTGGGGGGCCGTGTCGGGCTGGCGGCGTACGGGGTGGCGGCCAGTGCAGCGGCGGCGTGGAGCCTGACCTTCCACATCGTCTCGTACATCCCCATCACGGTCATCGGGCTGTGGTACTTGAGCCGCACGGGCATCACCTACGGCGAGATCCGCGCCGTGGGAGAGCCGGGCGTGGCAGCGGCCGGAGGCGGCTCATGA
- the ispE gene encoding 4-(cytidine 5'-diphospho)-2-C-methyl-D-erythritol kinase has translation MTGITGTPASNAAIAGARTARGAAQAKINLRLRVLSRESSGYHQIETAFQRLDLADEVTVRTNVSGRAVECTGDVVPDGGLGPAEQNLAYRAALAYREAAGWPDGFAIEIVKRIPVGGGLGGGSADAGTVLRILEALAPRPMGVRVLELAARLGADVPFMTTEAPLAFAWGRGERMLGLTPLPRRRVQLVVPAFGIGTAEAYCWLSDSRSPYELTGALLPAAALQSWPEVADVAENDFEGPVEQRHPEIARYRKALERAGARIAMLAGSGSTVFGVFEDGGRGAVAADLDGARLIETRTAAHVVPIRMIE, from the coding sequence ATGACAGGCATCACGGGTACGCCAGCGTCGAACGCGGCCATCGCCGGGGCCCGAACCGCGCGCGGCGCGGCCCAGGCCAAGATCAACCTCCGGCTGCGCGTGTTGAGCCGCGAGTCGTCGGGCTATCACCAGATCGAGACCGCTTTCCAGCGGCTCGACCTGGCCGACGAGGTGACGGTACGCACGAACGTTTCCGGGCGCGCGGTCGAGTGCACGGGAGACGTGGTTCCCGACGGGGGGCTGGGTCCTGCGGAACAGAACCTCGCCTACCGCGCGGCATTGGCGTACCGCGAGGCAGCGGGTTGGCCCGACGGATTCGCCATTGAGATCGTGAAGCGCATTCCGGTCGGGGGCGGACTGGGGGGCGGAAGCGCCGACGCCGGCACCGTGCTGCGTATTCTCGAGGCACTGGCCCCGCGGCCGATGGGAGTGCGGGTGCTCGAACTCGCGGCGCGTCTGGGGGCCGACGTGCCGTTCATGACCACCGAGGCCCCGCTGGCGTTCGCGTGGGGGCGCGGCGAACGGATGTTGGGGCTCACCCCGCTCCCGCGTCGGCGCGTGCAGCTGGTGGTGCCGGCATTCGGCATCGGAACGGCCGAGGCATACTGCTGGCTGTCGGATTCGCGGTCGCCGTACGAGCTGACGGGCGCTTTGCTGCCGGCGGCGGCGCTGCAGTCGTGGCCCGAGGTGGCGGACGTGGCGGAGAACGATTTCGAGGGGCCGGTGGAGCAGCGGCATCCGGAAATCGCCCGCTATCGGAAGGCGCTGGAACGCGCGGGCGCCCGGATCGCAATGCTCGCGGGGTCCGGCTCGACCGTGTTCGGGGTGTTCGAGGATGGGGGCCGGGGGGCGGTGGCGGCAGATCTGGACGGGGCGCGACTGATCGAGACGCGGACGGCCGCTCACGTTGTTCCGATTCGGATGATCGAGTAG
- a CDS encoding ribose-phosphate pyrophosphokinase, translated as MDGLSVPSHGFKLLSGTANPALSEEIARQIGTELCKVTLTRFADGEIFVRIDENVRGNDVFIIQPTNPPAENILELLLMIDAAKRASAARVTVVMPYYGYSRQDRKDQPRVAIGAKLLANMIMAAGAHRVLGIDFHQHQLQGFFDIPVDHLYAMPVFTAHYRKKQLKDIVVVAPDVGSAKMARGFAKRLNASLAIIDKRRPAANVAEVVNVVGEVEGKDCILADDMIDTAGTVSEAARALKTLGANSVYVCATHALLSGPARERLMNAPIQEVAVTDSIALPEERRFDKLAILSVGELLSKAIRFTHAEQSVSSLFD; from the coding sequence ATGGACGGCCTTTCGGTTCCCAGCCACGGATTCAAGCTGCTCTCCGGAACGGCCAACCCGGCATTGTCGGAAGAGATTGCACGGCAGATCGGCACGGAGCTGTGCAAGGTCACGCTCACGCGGTTCGCCGACGGCGAGATCTTCGTCCGGATCGACGAGAACGTGCGCGGCAACGACGTATTCATCATCCAGCCGACGAACCCGCCGGCGGAGAACATTCTGGAGTTGCTGCTGATGATCGACGCCGCCAAGCGGGCCTCGGCGGCGCGGGTCACGGTGGTGATGCCGTACTACGGCTATTCGCGGCAGGACCGCAAGGATCAGCCGAGGGTGGCGATCGGGGCGAAGCTGCTGGCCAACATGATCATGGCGGCGGGCGCGCACCGGGTGTTGGGGATCGATTTTCACCAGCATCAGTTGCAGGGATTCTTCGACATTCCCGTGGATCATCTGTACGCGATGCCGGTGTTCACGGCGCATTACCGCAAGAAGCAGCTCAAGGACATCGTGGTGGTGGCCCCGGACGTCGGCTCGGCCAAGATGGCGCGCGGGTTCGCCAAGCGGTTGAACGCGTCGCTGGCCATCATCGACAAGCGGCGGCCCGCGGCGAACGTCGCGGAGGTGGTGAACGTGGTAGGCGAGGTCGAAGGCAAGGACTGTATCCTGGCCGACGACATGATCGATACGGCGGGCACGGTGTCGGAGGCGGCCCGGGCATTGAAGACGCTCGGCGCCAACTCGGTGTACGTGTGTGCCACGCACGCGCTGCTCTCGGGCCCGGCCCGCGAGCGGCTGATGAACGCGCCGATCCAGGAGGTCGCAGTGACCGACTCGATCGCGCTGCCCGAGGAGCGGCGGTTCGACAAGCTGGCCATTCTGTCCGTGGGCGAGTTGTTGTCAAAGGCCATCCGCTTCACGCACGCCGAACAGAGCGTGAGCAGTTTGTTCGACTAG
- a CDS encoding 50S ribosomal protein L25/general stress protein Ctc, producing the protein MANAQFSATPRTAVGTGNARKIRQSGNVPAVIYGHGRDPQHLALNARDFDKLLSRIAYASTVIELDVGGTRALTLIREIQRHPFKKEIIHVDFQELVAGEKVTVSVPFVFIGIPDGVRNSGGILDQVMHEVSIRVDPAAIPNHVDVDVTELTIGHGFHVGDLKLPEGIEVLDDDDATICVVTAPKAVVEEAPAVEAAVEAPAEPELIRKPKPEEAEGEK; encoded by the coding sequence ATGGCAAACGCACAATTTTCGGCCACGCCGCGCACTGCGGTCGGCACCGGCAACGCGCGCAAGATCCGGCAGTCAGGCAACGTGCCGGCGGTGATCTACGGGCACGGACGCGATCCGCAGCACCTCGCGCTCAACGCGCGCGACTTCGACAAGCTGCTCTCGCGCATCGCCTACGCGAGCACCGTCATCGAACTCGACGTGGGCGGCACGCGCGCGCTCACGCTGATCCGCGAGATCCAGCGTCATCCGTTCAAGAAGGAGATCATCCACGTCGACTTCCAGGAACTGGTGGCCGGCGAGAAGGTCACCGTCAGCGTGCCGTTCGTGTTCATCGGCATTCCAGACGGCGTGCGCAACAGCGGCGGCATTCTGGACCAGGTGATGCACGAGGTATCGATTCGCGTCGATCCGGCGGCGATCCCGAACCACGTCGACGTCGACGTGACCGAGCTGACCATCGGCCATGGCTTCCACGTGGGCGACCTCAAGCTTCCCGAGGGCATCGAGGTGCTGGATGACGACGACGCGACGATCTGCGTCGTGACCGCTCCCAAGGCGGTGGTCGAGGAGGCGCCGGCGGTCGAGGCGGCGGTCGAGGCACCGGCCGAGCCCGAGCTCATCCGCAAGCCGAAGCCTGAAGAGGCCGAGGGCGAGAAGTAA
- the pth gene encoding aminoacyl-tRNA hydrolase, whose amino-acid sequence MKVVVGLGNPGLEYERTRHNVGWWVLDHLAGVWRFDRWTKDGQAMIAAGSVGGARVRLVKPLTYMNLSGAVLTPYLRRPAWTAATDLLVVVDDVAIPVGTFRIRATGSAGGHNGLKSVQATIGSPDYARLRVGIRPEDERQLRGDLADFVLAKFGRHDAATVEAVIPRIGKAVECWVRNGVETAMNEFNAG is encoded by the coding sequence ATGAAAGTCGTCGTCGGCCTGGGAAATCCGGGCCTGGAATACGAGCGGACACGCCACAACGTCGGCTGGTGGGTCCTCGACCACCTGGCCGGCGTTTGGCGTTTTGACCGGTGGACGAAGGACGGCCAAGCGATGATCGCCGCCGGAAGCGTCGGCGGAGCGCGGGTGCGGCTGGTCAAGCCGCTCACGTATATGAATCTCAGCGGCGCCGTGCTCACGCCGTACCTGCGCAGGCCCGCCTGGACGGCGGCGACGGATCTGCTCGTGGTGGTGGATGACGTGGCCATTCCGGTGGGGACGTTCCGCATTCGCGCCACGGGCTCGGCGGGCGGGCACAACGGGCTCAAGAGCGTGCAGGCGACGATCGGCTCGCCGGACTATGCGCGGTTGCGGGTGGGAATCCGGCCGGAGGACGAGCGGCAGTTGCGCGGCGATCTGGCCGATTTCGTGTTGGCCAAGTTCGGGCGGCACGATGCGGCGACGGTGGAGGCCGTGATTCCGCGAATCGGGAAGGCGGTGGAGTGCTGGGTGAGGAACGGCGTGGAAACCGCGATGAATGAGTTCAACGCAGGGTAA
- the ychF gene encoding redox-regulated ATPase YchF, which translates to MLKLGIVGLPNVGKSTLFNALTAAKADAANYPFCTVEPNVGMVEVPDPRLTTLAEIVQPKKTVPAVVQFVDIAGLVKGAADGEGLGNKFLSNIRETDAIVHVVRCFDDPDITHVMNAVDPVRDREVIEFELALADLGVLEKRLDKTQRAARTGDKDAKVELPTLEIALAFLKEGKPLWHAHLSAEQMAVLQPLTLLTTKPVLYAANVTDAELAGHEGPHLRALREAVKASGEHAEIVPFSARIEAELAELPASERAEFLGSLGIESAGLDRLIRAGYHLLGLQTYFTAGEPEVRAWTIHRGDTAPVAAGVIHTDFERGFIRAETVAYDDFVANAGWKGARDKGVVRSEGKEYVVQDGDVMLFRFNV; encoded by the coding sequence ATGCTCAAACTCGGAATCGTCGGTCTCCCCAACGTCGGCAAATCCACCCTCTTCAACGCCCTCACCGCCGCCAAGGCCGACGCCGCCAACTACCCGTTCTGCACCGTCGAGCCGAACGTCGGCATGGTCGAAGTCCCCGATCCCCGCCTCACCACCCTCGCCGAGATCGTTCAGCCCAAGAAGACGGTGCCCGCCGTGGTCCAGTTCGTCGATATCGCGGGCCTCGTGAAGGGCGCGGCCGATGGCGAAGGCCTCGGCAACAAATTCCTGTCCAACATCCGCGAGACCGACGCCATCGTCCACGTGGTGCGCTGCTTCGATGACCCCGACATCACCCACGTCATGAACGCGGTGGACCCGGTGCGCGACCGTGAAGTGATCGAGTTCGAACTCGCCCTGGCCGACCTCGGCGTGCTCGAGAAGCGCCTGGACAAGACGCAGCGGGCCGCCCGCACCGGCGACAAGGATGCCAAGGTGGAGTTGCCCACCCTCGAGATCGCCCTCGCCTTCCTCAAGGAGGGCAAGCCGCTCTGGCACGCCCACCTCAGCGCCGAGCAGATGGCCGTGCTGCAGCCGCTCACGCTGCTGACCACCAAGCCGGTGCTCTATGCGGCCAACGTCACCGACGCCGAACTCGCCGGCCACGAAGGCCCGCACCTGCGCGCGCTGCGCGAGGCGGTGAAGGCGAGCGGCGAGCACGCCGAGATCGTCCCGTTCTCCGCCAGGATCGAGGCGGAGTTGGCCGAGCTGCCGGCGAGCGAGCGGGCGGAGTTCCTGGGCTCGCTGGGCATCGAGTCGGCGGGGCTCGACCGGCTCATCCGCGCCGGGTACCACCTGCTCGGCCTGCAGACCTACTTCACCGCGGGCGAACCGGAGGTGCGGGCGTGGACCATCCACCGTGGCGACACCGCCCCGGTGGCGGCCGGCGTCATTCACACCGACTTCGAGCGCGGGTTCATCCGCGCCGAGACGGTGGCGTACGACGACTTCGTGGCCAACGCCGGATGGAAGGGCGCGCGCGACAAGGGCGTCGTGCGCTCCGAGGGCAAGGAGTACGTCGTGCAGGACGGCGACGTCATGCTGTTTCGCTTCAACGTTTGA
- the rpsF gene encoding 30S ribosomal protein S6: MSRPYEAVYIFDSTLEDAAINEKLTRFQELLGNPADLTSDHWGRRQLAYHIGRKDTGYYVVSRFTADPLTLPEYERALRLDEGVVRYLLSLHENETGAPPMSEEELAAAARRQDDDDDEE; encoded by the coding sequence ATGTCTCGCCCATACGAGGCGGTGTACATCTTCGACTCTACGCTCGAAGACGCCGCCATCAACGAAAAACTGACGCGTTTCCAGGAGCTCCTCGGGAACCCCGCGGACCTCACGAGCGACCATTGGGGCCGCCGCCAGTTGGCCTACCACATCGGCCGCAAGGATACCGGCTACTACGTCGTGAGCCGGTTCACCGCCGATCCCCTGACGCTCCCCGAGTACGAGCGCGCGCTCAGACTCGACGAGGGCGTGGTGCGGTATCTCCTCTCGTTGCACGAAAACGAGACGGGTGCGCCGCCGATGAGCGAAGAAGAGCTGGCGGCCGCCGCGCGCCGTCAGGACGACGACGACGACGAGGAGTAA
- the rpsR gene encoding 30S ribosomal protein S18: MRRQNKTCPFCEGRVRWVDYKDDRTLGRFITDHGKILPSRLSGTCARHQRQLATAIKRARYLALIPYTSGLQS; this comes from the coding sequence ATGCGCCGCCAAAACAAGACCTGCCCGTTCTGCGAGGGCCGGGTGCGTTGGGTCGACTACAAGGACGATCGGACGCTCGGCCGTTTCATCACCGATCACGGCAAGATCCTGCCCAGCCGACTGAGTGGTACCTGTGCGCGCCATCAGCGGCAGTTGGCCACGGCGATCAAGCGTGCGCGGTACCTGGCGCTGATCCCATACACCAGCGGTCTGCAGAGCTAG
- a CDS encoding DUF2232 domain-containing protein translates to MSESVAPAPAEHGWAKLILAVLAFVLVPTIPQFRAVLPVEQTLGLLVPALAACFVVGWWAGGRLTVALLFLALAVYAVVQPPSEPSVFANLQRGWSLLLAGAFGLVCLFGVRRPLFVRALVALGIALALALVMSQLGPVRSTEVHTAVQTELTRRNAETMSTLDAFIGQYPDDWKALVQKVPRLDSLPAETQVQLGVLATAGTSLYPSLLLLESLAALAIAWAVYHRLGRARLGPPLAPLREFRFNDQLVWGLIVGLTLVFLPTLSAFESFGRNLLVFFGALYAMRGLGVLSWFLAPKVLAVAAVIGFVMLWAPFLNVVAVLGFMSLALAAFGLGLGDTWADWRNRARPTS, encoded by the coding sequence ATGTCCGAGTCCGTTGCCCCGGCGCCGGCCGAGCACGGATGGGCCAAGCTCATCCTCGCCGTCCTGGCGTTCGTCCTCGTGCCCACCATTCCGCAGTTCCGGGCGGTGTTGCCGGTCGAGCAGACGTTGGGTCTGCTGGTGCCGGCGCTGGCCGCCTGCTTCGTGGTGGGCTGGTGGGCGGGGGGCCGGCTGACCGTGGCACTCCTGTTCCTCGCGTTGGCGGTGTATGCCGTGGTGCAGCCGCCCAGCGAGCCCTCGGTGTTCGCCAATCTGCAGCGGGGCTGGAGCCTGCTGCTGGCGGGCGCCTTCGGGCTGGTGTGTCTGTTCGGCGTACGGCGTCCACTGTTCGTGCGGGCGCTGGTGGCGTTGGGCATTGCGCTGGCCCTGGCGCTCGTGATGAGCCAGCTGGGCCCGGTGCGCAGCACCGAGGTGCACACCGCCGTGCAGACCGAGCTGACGCGGCGGAACGCCGAGACGATGAGCACGCTCGACGCGTTCATCGGCCAGTACCCGGACGACTGGAAGGCGCTCGTGCAGAAGGTGCCACGGCTCGATTCGCTGCCCGCCGAGACGCAGGTGCAGCTGGGCGTGCTGGCCACGGCGGGCACGAGTCTGTATCCGTCGCTGTTGCTGTTGGAATCGCTCGCGGCGCTGGCCATCGCCTGGGCCGTGTATCACCGCCTCGGACGCGCGCGTCTCGGTCCACCGCTGGCGCCGCTGCGGGAATTCCGTTTCAACGATCAGCTCGTCTGGGGGCTGATCGTGGGACTGACCCTCGTCTTTCTGCCGACGCTGTCGGCGTTCGAGTCGTTCGGCCGCAACCTGCTCGTGTTCTTCGGCGCGCTGTATGCCATGCGCGGGCTGGGTGTGCTGTCCTGGTTCCTCGCGCCCAAGGTGCTGGCCGTCGCGGCCGTCATCGGATTCGTGATGCTCTGGGCGCCCTTCCTCAACGTCGTTGCCGTGCTCGGCTTCATGTCGCTGGCGCTCGCGGCGTTCGGCCTTGGCCTGGGAGACACCTGGGCCGACTGGCGGAACCGCGCCCGCCCCACTTCGTAA